In Sparus aurata chromosome 2, fSpaAur1.1, whole genome shotgun sequence, a single genomic region encodes these proteins:
- the aamdc gene encoding mth938 domain-containing protein — protein sequence MSSPEIASLSWGHMKVKGCSSSYKDCKVWPGGSRAWDWRETGTNHHPGVQPADLEEVLKKGIDLLVIGRGMSEALQVPSTTVDFAKQRGVDVKVLQTEKAVEEYNKLASQGAKVGGVFHSTC from the exons ATGTCCTCTCCAGAGATCGCCTCTCTCTCCTGGGGCCACATGAAGGTGAAGGGCTGCTCCTCCAGCTACAAGGACTGTAAAGTCTGGCCTGGAGGCAGCCGGGCCTGGGACTGGAGAGAGACCGGGACCAAC CATCATCCTGGAGTCCAGCCTGCTGATCTGGAGGAGGTTCTGAAGAAGGGGATCGACCTGCTGGTGATCGGCAGAGGAATGAGTGAAGCtctgcag GTTCCCTCCACCACCGTGGACTTTGCGAAGCAGAGAGGCGTCGACGTCAAAGTCCTGCAGACCGAGAAGGCCGTGGAGGAGTACAACAAACTGGCCAGCCAGGGCGCCAAGGTGGGCGGGGTCTTCCACTCCACCTGCTGA
- the ints4 gene encoding integrator complex subunit 4 encodes MAAHLKKRVYEEFSKVVQIPHEEAPAKKLRLSKPSKSAALHIDLCKATNSTDALQYLLQFARKPVETESVEGVVRILLEHYYKETDNSVRLKIASLLGLLSKTQGFSPDCIVDDAISALNNEKSHQVLAQLLDTLLVIGTQLPESPAVRQRLIEVACKHLSDMYFGVRNKCLQLLGCLGMVDSPLTKDSEGLGTSLGAVRDVQSIISDYFGDQDPRVRTAALKAMLQLHERGMKIHEIIYEQACRLLTDDYEQVRSAAVQMVWVLSQLYPESIVPIPSSNEEIRLVDDVFGKISHMVSDGSWMVRVQAAKTLGSMLQVSPHFLEQTLDKKLMSDLRRKRTAHERAKDLFASGEFSSGRKWADDAPKEKLDSNTVNLIASGACGAFVHGLEDEMFEVRIAAVEALCKLARSSASFAEKCLDFLVDMFNDEIEEVRLESIHVLREISTHITLREDQLDTVLAVLEDSSRDIREALHELICYTNVSTKECIQLALLELLKNLNKYPTDRNSVWKCLKFLGSRHPTLVLPLVPELLSTHPYFDTPEPDMDDPAYIAVLVLVFNAAKSCPTMPALFSDHTFRHYAYLRDSLSHLVPPLRLPGSGLDVVDSRCGSGSVESAQLFLQQSLIRVSTIQNLEAPGAQDLLDFTIRDLRRLGELQTELAGAADFCATYLRCQLLLMKALQEKLWNMAVPLCLKQNVTATAAAQQILEETYKLEFLYSGLDSRQVATIHHVRLQAKALQLILTARTRQGLDPLISSCEKFLQDIESFQRLFLTELPHLQDSFVDKLLELMPRLSSCKPVELVKILQTTLRQSGLLQLRLPEQIHRATATIIEPTGESDNPLRFTSGLVVALDIDATLEHVQDPQNTVKVQVLYPDGQSHVIHPKPADFRKPGPDRHRLITQVYLSHTAWTEPSQIEVRLLLAYSSSSTSLSSSSSSSKLGWSDSIDSLPPPEAAVEGTIPFSKSVKVFIMPKPARR; translated from the exons ATGGCAGCACATCTGAAAAAGCGAGTTTATGAGGAGTTTTCTAAAGTCGTGCAG ATCCCTCATGAAGAAGCTCCAGCCAAGAAGCTGCGTCTGTCCAAACCCAGTAAGTCTGCGGCGCTGCACATCGACCTCTGTAAGGCCACCAACTCTACTGATGCTCTGCAGTACCTGCTGCAGTTTGCGCGCAAACCTGTGGAGACGGAGAGCGTGGAGGGAGTGGTCAGGATCCTGTTGGAGCACTACTACAAG GAGACAGATAACTCTGTGAGACTGAAGATCGCCTCTCTGCTGGGTCTGCTGTCCAAAACACAGGGCTTCAGCCCCGACTGTATCGTAGACGATGCCATCAGCGCACTCAACAATGAGA AGTCCCATCAGGTCCTCGCTCAGCTGCTGGACACTCTGCTGGTCATCGGAACACAACTACCTGAGAGTCCTGCAGTCAGACAGAGGCTCATCGAGGTGGCCTGCAAG CACTTGTCTGACATGTATTTCGGGGTGAGGAACAAGTGTCTGCAGCTTCTAGGATGTCTCGGCATGGTGGACTCTCCTCTGACCAAAGACAGCGAGGGTCTGGGCACATCGTTGG GAGCAGTGAGGGATGTCCAGAGTATAATCAGCGACTACTTTGGAGACCAGGACCCCAGAGTCCGCACTGCAGCCCTCAAAGCCATG CTGCAGTTGCATGAGAGAGGAATGAAGATTCATGAGATCATTTATGAGCAG gcCTGCAGGCTTCTGACAGATGATTATGAGCAGGTCCGTTCTGCGGCGGTGCAGATGGTTTGGGTGCTCAGCCAGCTGTACCCAGAAAG CATTGTTCCCATCCCGTCCTCCAATGAGGAGATCCGGCTGGTTGATGACGTATTTGGGAAGATCAGTCACATGGTCAGCGATGGCTCCTGGATGGTCCGGGTGCAGGCCGCCAAAACACTG GGTTCGATGCTGCAGGTCAGTCCTCACTTTCTGGAACAGACTCTGGATAAGAAGCTGATGTCTGATCTCAGG AGGAAGCGTACGGCTCACGAACGTGCCAAAGACCTCTTTGCTTCCGGAGAGTTCTCCTCTGGCAGGAAGTGGGCTGACGACGCCCCAAAAGAGAAACTTGACTCGAACACTGTGAACCTGATCGCCTCAGGGGCCTGCGGTGCCTTCGTTCACGGCCTGGAGGACGAGATGTTTG AGGTCCGTATTGCGGCAGTGGAGGCGCTCTGCAAGCTCGCTCGGTCGTCTGCGAGCTTCGCTGAAAAGTGTTTGGACTTCCTGGTCGACATGTTCAACGACGAGATCGAGGAAGTGAGGCTGGAGTCCATCCACGTGCTGAGAGAAATCTCCACACATATAACGCTCAGAGAGGACCAGCTGGACACGGTGCTGGCTGTGTTAGAG GACTCGTCTCGTGACATCAGAGAAGCTCTCCATGAGTTAATCTGTTACACCAACGTCTCCACTAAAGAGTGCATCCAGCTGgctctgctggagctgctgaagaACCTCAACAAATATCCGACCGATCGCAACTCTGTCTGGAA gtGTCTGAAGTTTCTGGGTTCCCGTCACCCAACGCTGGTGTTGCCGCTGGTTCCTGAATTGCTCAGCACACACCCGTACTTCGACACACCGGAGCCCGACATGGACGATCCGGCCT ACATCGCCGTTCTGGTGTTGGTGTTTAACGCTGCCAAGTCGTGTCCCACCATGCCGGCGCTGTTCTCCGACCACACCTTCAGACACTACGCCTACCTGAGGGACAGTCTGTCACACCTCGTACCACCTCTGAGA TTGCCTGGCAGCGGTCTGGATGTGGTGGACTCGCGTTGCGGTTCTGGTTCTGTAGAATCAGCTCAGCTGTTCCTCCAACAGAGTCTGATCAGAGTCAGTACCATCCAGAACCTGGAGGCACCCGGAGCCCAAGACCTTCTGGACTTCACAATACG agACCTGCGGCGGCTCGGCGAGCTGCAAACTGAACTTGCTGGCGCTGCTGATTTCTGTGCGACGTACCTGCGCTGCCAGCTGCTGCTCATGAAg GCTCTGCAGGAGAAGCTGTGGAACATGGCCGTCCCTCTCTGCCTCAAACAAAACGTCACGGCCACAGCAGCCGCTCAGcag aTCTTAGAGGAAACCTACAAGCTGGAGTTTCTGTACAGCGGTCTGGACAGCAGGCAGGTGGCCACCATACATCATGTTCGCCTCCAGGCCAAAGCTCTGCAGCTCATCCTGACTGCTCGCACCAGGCAAGG GTTGGATCCTCTCATCAGCAGCTGTGAGAAGTTTCTGCAGGACATCGAGTCTTTTCAGAG GTTGTTCCTGACAGAGCTGCCCCACCTCCAGGACAGTTTCGTGGACAAGCTTTTGGAGCTGATGCCCCGTCTGTCTTCCTGTAAACCAGTGGAGCTGGTTAAGATCCTCCAGACGACGCTGAGGCAGAGCGGCCTGCTGCAGCTCAGACTCCCTGAACAG ATCCATCGGGCGACGGCAACCATCATAGAGCCGACCGGGGAGTCTGACAACCCGCTGAGGTTCACATCTGGCCTGGTGGTGGCGCTCGACATTGATGCAACACTGGAGCACGTCCAGGATCCTCAGAACACTGTGAAAGTCCAG GTTCTGTATCCAGATGGCCAGAGTCACGTGATCCATCCTAAACCTGCAGACTTCAGAAAGCCCGGACCTGACCGACACAGACTCATCACACAGGTTTACCTCTCACACACCGCATGGACAg AGCCGTCTCAGATTGAGGTGCGCCTCCTGCTGGCCtacagctcctcctccacctccctctcctcctcctcttcttcctccaagCTGGGATGGAGCGACAGCATCGACAGCCTCCCGCCGCCAGAGGCAGCCGTAGAGGGAACCATCCCCTTCAGCAAGTCGGTCAAAGTCTTCATCATGCCTAAACCTGCCCGACGCTAA